The proteins below come from a single Terriglobales bacterium genomic window:
- a CDS encoding DUF1080 domain-containing protein, translating into MPDSGDLFTRQAFGDCQLHVEWASPAVGRGDSQARGNSGVFLMGLFEVQVLDTWQNPTYADGTTAAIYGQYPPLANATKPPGEWQTYDIFFRQARFEATGHLTKAARLTVVHNGVLVQDAVEPSGPTGFHDRPPYVATPDKLPLSLQDHHDPVRFRNIWIRELPAEQPALQASDLVPLRVRPEIYAEYAGHYAASSGQAAFDIAFDGKKLMLNNPNGRTVELLGITEDGFVARELPIRVFFTRENGKVTGVVFFWAGAYHAVSKTK; encoded by the coding sequence ATGCCTGATTCCGGTGATCTGTTCACGCGGCAGGCCTTTGGCGATTGTCAGCTTCACGTCGAGTGGGCTTCGCCGGCGGTGGGCAGGGGCGACTCTCAGGCGCGGGGCAACAGCGGCGTATTCCTCATGGGGTTGTTCGAGGTGCAAGTCCTCGATACATGGCAGAACCCGACATACGCCGACGGAACTACTGCGGCGATCTATGGGCAGTACCCTCCTCTGGCAAATGCAACCAAGCCGCCGGGCGAGTGGCAGACATACGACATCTTCTTCCGCCAGGCTCGCTTTGAGGCAACAGGGCACCTCACCAAGGCTGCGCGGCTGACAGTTGTACACAATGGTGTTCTGGTTCAGGACGCTGTGGAGCCCTCCGGACCGACCGGCTTTCATGACCGGCCGCCCTATGTCGCGACGCCGGACAAACTTCCGTTGTCGCTGCAGGATCATCATGATCCCGTCCGGTTCAGGAATATATGGATTCGCGAGCTGCCAGCCGAACAGCCTGCGCTGCAAGCTTCTGATCTTGTACCCTTACGAGTTCGTCCCGAGATCTATGCGGAATATGCGGGGCACTACGCGGCCAGCAGTGGGCAGGCGGCGTTCGACATTGCATTCGACGGAAAGAAGCTCATGCTCAACAATCCCAACGGCCGCACAGTCGAATTGCTGGGCATAACCGAAGACGGCTTCGTCGCCCGTGAACTTCCCATTCGCGTGTTTTTTACTCGCGAGAACGGAAAGGTAACAGGAGTCGTCTTCTTCTGGGCTGGAGCCTATCACGCGGTGAGCAAGACAAAATGA
- a CDS encoding YtxH domain-containing protein — MKSFFVGIGLGFGVGLLLAPAAGSETRKKVMERLTPLADQLHESSEPIVSAVRESVESLTDTANEPHQPDSIGEGQAEEASRLLVILNSASKTKLMSVSGIGDATARRIIESRPYNSADRLIEDGILSEVIMTTLKKTLLVDDEAA; from the coding sequence ATGAAGAGTTTTTTTGTCGGGATAGGCCTGGGATTCGGAGTAGGTTTGCTGCTCGCGCCCGCAGCAGGTTCGGAAACACGGAAGAAAGTGATGGAGAGACTCACCCCGCTCGCCGATCAGCTGCACGAATCGTCCGAACCTATCGTCAGCGCAGTGCGCGAGTCCGTTGAGAGCCTCACGGACACGGCGAACGAACCGCATCAGCCAGACTCGATCGGCGAAGGTCAGGCGGAAGAAGCCTCTCGCCTCCTGGTGATCCTGAACTCCGCGAGCAAGACGAAGTTAATGAGCGTCTCAGGAATCGGCGATGCCACCGCGCGCCGCATCATCGAGAGCAGACCATACAACTCGGCGGATCGGCTGATAGAGGACGGGATCTTGTCGGAAGTAATCATGACCACGCTTAAGAAGACACTTCTCGTCGACGACGAAGCTGCTTAG
- a CDS encoding ferritin-like domain-containing protein translates to MKMESLRELFVEELKDLYSAENQILKALPKMVKAASSKELKEGFEEHLEQTKGHVERLEQIFEDLDESPKGKKCKGMEGLLEEGKEWMEEDAGPEVMDAGLIAAAQHVEHYEMAGYGCVRTYAELLGNKRAAQILQKTLDEEKQTDSKLTNLASKINVEAEKAA, encoded by the coding sequence ATGAAGATGGAGTCGTTACGGGAACTATTTGTCGAAGAGCTGAAGGATCTGTATTCCGCGGAGAATCAAATCCTTAAGGCTTTGCCCAAGATGGTCAAAGCTGCGTCGTCGAAAGAACTGAAAGAGGGCTTTGAAGAGCACCTGGAGCAAACCAAAGGACACGTGGAGAGACTGGAACAGATCTTCGAGGATTTGGACGAGAGCCCAAAGGGCAAGAAGTGCAAGGGCATGGAAGGGCTGCTCGAGGAAGGCAAGGAGTGGATGGAAGAAGACGCCGGGCCTGAAGTAATGGACGCTGGGTTAATTGCAGCCGCTCAACACGTGGAGCATTACGAGATGGCCGGATACGGCTGCGTGCGCACCTACGCCGAGTTACTGGGCAACAAACGCGCCGCGCAAATCCTGCAAAAAACACTGGATGAAGAGAAGCAAACCGACAGTAAGCTCACGAACTTAGCCAGCAAGATCAACGTGGAAGCGGAGAAGGCGGCTTAG